A portion of the Fibrobacterota bacterium genome contains these proteins:
- the nadE gene encoding NAD(+) synthase, protein MPAPFSPALLVLDYPSEADRIAATLRDYLLSVRRKGVVIGLSGGIDSSVTLALCVRAIGAERVFGLHMPERDSSEDTLDLSQSVARHFSVASEVEDITALLDAAGCYRRRDAAIRTVIPEYAADWKCKIVLSGGVSGGGLNVFHVVAQAPDGTQTKKRLPLEAYLGVVAASNFKQRIRKMLEYYHADRLNYATTGTPNRLEYDQGFFVKQGDGAADIKPIAHLYKTQVYALAEYLNVPEEIRRRPPTTDTYSLPQGQDEFYFALPYAQMDLCLLGKNRGYAPAEVAPSVGITAEQVERVYKDIDAKRSATRYLHLGPRLVEAVTETGAKA, encoded by the coding sequence ATGCCGGCCCCATTTTCCCCCGCGCTTTTAGTCCTCGACTACCCATCCGAAGCCGATCGCATCGCGGCGACCCTGCGCGATTATCTCCTCTCCGTGCGCCGCAAGGGCGTCGTAATCGGGCTTTCCGGAGGCATCGACAGTTCGGTTACCCTGGCCCTTTGCGTCCGCGCCATCGGCGCCGAACGCGTCTTCGGCCTGCATATGCCCGAGCGCGATTCCTCCGAAGACACCCTGGACCTGAGCCAGTCGGTCGCTCGCCATTTCAGCGTCGCTTCCGAGGTGGAAGACATCACCGCGCTCCTCGATGCCGCCGGATGTTACCGTCGCCGCGATGCCGCCATCCGCACCGTGATTCCCGAATACGCGGCCGATTGGAAATGCAAAATCGTGCTCTCCGGCGGGGTCTCCGGAGGCGGCCTCAACGTTTTCCACGTGGTGGCGCAAGCCCCCGACGGCACCCAGACCAAGAAACGACTGCCCCTAGAGGCGTATCTGGGAGTGGTGGCCGCCAGCAATTTCAAGCAGCGCATCCGCAAGATGCTGGAATATTACCATGCCGATCGGCTCAACTACGCCACCACGGGCACGCCGAACCGCCTCGAATACGATCAGGGTTTCTTCGTGAAGCAAGGCGACGGCGCGGCCGATATCAAGCCCATCGCCCATCTGTATAAGACGCAAGTCTATGCGCTGGCCGAATACCTGAACGTACCCGAAGAAATCCGCCGCCGGCCGCCCACCACCGATACCTATTCCCTCCCCCAGGGCCAGGACGAATTCTATTTCGCGCTCCCTTACGCCCAGATGGATTTGTGCCTTCTGGGCAAGAACCGCGGGTATGCGCCCGCGGAAGTGGCTCCCTCGGTCGGGATTACCGCCGAGCAAGTGGAACGTGTCTATAAGGATATCGATGCCAAGCGCAGCGCGACGCGCTACCTGCATCTTGGCCCCAGGCTGGTCGAGGCCGTTACCGAGACGGGAGCGAAGGCATGA
- a CDS encoding class I SAM-dependent methyltransferase: MTSAAKPFDREEYWAERYRVIDLTKSGHIDLPVAYNKWLYRRKVECLMRDLRRAGFHPKGASVLEIATGTGVYVEAWKGAGVARLVGIDISQAATDALRVRFPAYSFHKRDLGEPGLAKLTGTGFDLVTAVDMVYHIVEDERFPVALANMAEAVKPGGLLAIHDVFPHREELDFGYLKLRTLETFVRALDKAGFDIVSRTPTFFFAVQTHDHLSEQAQKRMDAIWDRFTARLIQRAPGAAGAFTYAIDRALGMVLREGPSFEMLVCRRRG; this comes from the coding sequence ATGACATCTGCGGCCAAGCCGTTCGATCGCGAAGAGTATTGGGCGGAACGTTACCGCGTCATCGATCTCACCAAATCGGGCCATATCGATTTGCCCGTCGCCTATAACAAATGGCTTTACCGCCGCAAGGTGGAATGCCTAATGCGTGATTTGCGCCGCGCCGGCTTCCACCCGAAAGGCGCCTCGGTACTTGAAATCGCGACCGGCACCGGAGTCTACGTGGAGGCTTGGAAGGGCGCCGGCGTGGCCCGCCTGGTCGGCATCGACATCAGCCAAGCCGCCACGGATGCCCTACGCGTACGTTTCCCCGCTTACTCCTTCCACAAGCGGGATCTGGGCGAGCCGGGGTTGGCCAAGCTCACCGGCACGGGCTTCGACTTGGTCACGGCGGTGGACATGGTCTACCATATCGTGGAGGACGAACGGTTTCCGGTAGCCCTCGCGAATATGGCCGAAGCGGTAAAGCCGGGAGGGCTGCTCGCCATCCACGACGTGTTCCCCCATCGCGAGGAGCTCGATTTCGGTTATCTCAAGCTGCGGACTTTGGAAACCTTCGTCCGCGCATTGGATAAGGCCGGGTTCGACATCGTCTCGCGCACGCCCACTTTCTTCTTCGCGGTGCAAACCCACGACCACCTTTCCGAGCAAGCGCAAAAACGCATGGACGCCATTTGGGACCGCTTTACGGCGCGCCTCATCCAACGGGCTCCGGGCGCCGCCGGGGCCTTCACCTATGCTATCGACCGCGCGCTGGGCATGGTCCTGCGCGAAGGCCCGTCCTTCGAGATGCTCGTCTGCCGGAGGCGCGGCTGA
- a CDS encoding acyltransferase: protein MKNWYWTMRSEIPEFFFWFLNRLPGKTGIKLRKVFLPRWLGACGTNPVFHTNIRITNPERLKIGDSCAFADGTFFTAGGGITIGNFVATGPDVKIWSVNHRFEDPDIPWMEQGYEQNPVVIEDDVWLGASVFVKPGVRIGKGAIISAGTVLSKSVPAFSIVAGNPGRVVGWRKRPEGGGSPLEKPGIGQKLAAAESQAEE, encoded by the coding sequence ATGAAGAATTGGTATTGGACGATGCGCTCGGAAATCCCCGAGTTCTTCTTCTGGTTCCTGAACCGCCTCCCCGGGAAGACGGGCATCAAGCTGCGCAAGGTGTTCCTGCCGCGGTGGCTGGGGGCTTGCGGAACCAATCCGGTCTTCCACACCAACATCCGCATCACCAATCCCGAACGCCTGAAAATCGGGGATTCCTGCGCCTTCGCCGACGGGACCTTCTTCACCGCGGGCGGCGGCATCACCATCGGCAATTTCGTGGCGACGGGTCCCGACGTCAAGATCTGGTCGGTGAACCATCGCTTCGAGGATCCCGATATCCCTTGGATGGAACAAGGATACGAGCAAAACCCCGTGGTCATCGAGGACGACGTGTGGCTGGGCGCCTCCGTCTTCGTGAAGCCAGGCGTTCGCATCGGCAAGGGAGCGATCATTTCCGCCGGCACCGTGCTTTCGAAATCGGTACCGGCCTTTTCCATCGTGGCGGGAAATCCCGGACGCGTGGTGGGTTGGCGCAAGCGGCCCGAGGGCGGGGGGTCCCCGCTGGAAAAGCCCGGCATCGGCCAGAAGCTCGCCGCAGCGGAATCCCAGGCGGAGGAATGA
- a CDS encoding SGNH/GDSL hydrolase family protein: protein MRRIMALGIALLALCSCDKETGSASVTAFVPDPGLAADLAKTSALRVFFGHQSVGGNIVDGLEELRSQAGDTAFRVIHGTGDSALPPAFFAEAKVGRNGDPIGKLSDFKLRLDGPLRGKVNVALVKICYVDLAAGAGVDPDSLFGAYRRTVLDLETEHPGLVVVPVTSPLTVPDFGARGRLDALKGMLGRWLGRPDDNARRARFNARIRDSFRDRIIFDLAAIESTRPDGTLVRYGRGGLVEALAREYSSDGGHLNALGRKVAARALLRTLARVPSRPVPVGDAGAIGGPRPNS, encoded by the coding sequence ATGCGCAGAATCATGGCGCTCGGAATCGCATTGCTCGCCCTGTGTTCCTGCGACAAGGAAACCGGTAGCGCGTCCGTGACCGCTTTCGTCCCGGATCCCGGATTGGCCGCCGATCTGGCCAAGACATCAGCCCTGCGCGTTTTCTTCGGCCATCAAAGCGTGGGCGGCAACATCGTTGACGGGCTGGAAGAGTTGCGTTCCCAAGCGGGCGATACTGCCTTCCGCGTGATTCACGGCACCGGGGATTCCGCCTTGCCCCCGGCCTTCTTCGCCGAGGCCAAGGTGGGCAGGAACGGCGATCCCATCGGGAAACTCTCCGACTTCAAGCTTCGGTTGGACGGGCCCTTGCGGGGCAAGGTGAACGTGGCGCTCGTCAAGATCTGCTACGTGGATCTGGCGGCCGGCGCCGGAGTCGATCCGGACTCCCTGTTCGGGGCGTACCGCCGGACCGTACTCGATCTGGAAACGGAACATCCCGGCCTCGTCGTGGTTCCGGTTACCTCGCCGTTGACCGTTCCCGATTTCGGGGCGCGCGGTAGGCTCGACGCCCTCAAAGGGATGCTTGGCCGCTGGCTCGGCCGGCCCGACGACAACGCGCGCCGCGCGCGCTTCAACGCGCGCATACGGGATAGCTTCCGCGATCGGATCATCTTCGACCTGGCCGCGATCGAATCGACCCGTCCCGACGGGACCCTCGTCCGTTACGGCCGCGGGGGATTGGTGGAGGCTCTAGCGCGGGAATACTCTTCCGATGGCGGCCATCTCAATGCCTTGGGGCGCAAGGTCGCCGCGCGCGCATTGTTGCGTACCTTGGCGCGCGTCCCGTCCCGCCCGGTGCCCGTTGGCGACGCGGGAGCCATTGGCGGGCCGCGGCCCAATTCTTAG
- a CDS encoding polysaccharide biosynthesis/export family protein: MPTEPRSEHFVAGAALTIEIPLDTAGIIRGGYPIDSTGFVDLPIVGRIEVGGRSQEEVETFLSERLANYLKDTHLKVSPAWRITFLGHFAHQGQFYVPPNATVWEATRMAGGIAGERTLDKIVIWRGGHLVDIPFLDMYSQGRTLANAGFLSGDIIVVPVPRDNTGAWYWFKETIGVTAQVTSIVTGVITLYITYLVLQNQNGR; this comes from the coding sequence TTGCCGACGGAGCCGCGCTCGGAACACTTCGTAGCCGGAGCGGCGCTTACCATCGAAATCCCCCTCGACACCGCCGGCATCATCCGGGGCGGTTATCCGATCGATTCGACCGGCTTCGTGGATTTACCCATCGTGGGCCGGATCGAGGTGGGCGGCCGCAGCCAGGAAGAAGTCGAGACCTTCCTCTCCGAACGCTTGGCCAACTACCTGAAGGACACCCATCTCAAGGTATCCCCGGCCTGGCGCATCACCTTCCTCGGCCACTTCGCTCATCAGGGCCAGTTTTACGTTCCCCCAAACGCGACGGTGTGGGAGGCCACGCGCATGGCGGGAGGCATCGCGGGAGAGCGGACCTTGGATAAGATCGTGATCTGGCGGGGCGGGCATCTGGTCGATATCCCCTTCCTGGACATGTATTCCCAGGGCCGCACCCTCGCCAACGCCGGTTTCCTCTCCGGGGATATCATCGTGGTTCCGGTGCCGCGCGATAATACCGGCGCATGGTATTGGTTCAAGGAAACCATCGGCGTAACCGCCCAGGTGACCAGCATCGTTACCGGGGTCATCACCCTCTACATCACCTATCTCGTCCTCCAAAACCAGAACGGGCGCTAA
- the wecB gene encoding UDP-N-acetylglucosamine 2-epimerase (non-hydrolyzing) yields MKKVILVCGARPNFMKVSPIIKAMNASGKLKPYLVHTGQHYDEKMSKSFFDLLHIPKPDVDLGVGSGSHAEQTGKVMVEFEKVCQREKPDLVIVVGDVNSTMACTISAKKLWIPVAHVEAGLRSWDMKMPEEVNRVVTDVLCDLFFTTDPDANENLRRSGAPADRILFAGNVMIDTLLDNVEHSKDNPILETMGVKPKEYCFLTMHRPSNVDDKEVLSGLLGAFDHIQKRIPIVFPAHPRTMKMIREFGLGSRFEAMSGIKVCEPLDYHQMLKLNKNSRFALTDSGGLQEETTVLGIPCITMRNNTERPVTVSIGTSEVVGNDPAKIIDAVDRILAGRWKQGGTPEGWDGKAGERIVRLVENYLGA; encoded by the coding sequence ATGAAAAAGGTCATCCTTGTCTGCGGGGCGCGCCCGAACTTCATGAAAGTCTCGCCGATCATCAAGGCGATGAACGCTTCCGGCAAACTCAAACCCTACCTGGTGCATACCGGCCAGCATTACGACGAGAAAATGTCGAAGTCATTCTTCGATCTATTGCATATCCCCAAACCCGACGTGGACCTGGGAGTGGGATCGGGCAGCCATGCCGAGCAGACGGGCAAGGTGATGGTGGAGTTCGAGAAGGTTTGCCAGCGGGAAAAGCCGGATTTGGTGATCGTGGTCGGCGACGTCAATTCGACCATGGCTTGCACCATTTCCGCGAAGAAGCTTTGGATTCCCGTCGCCCACGTCGAGGCCGGCCTGCGGTCATGGGACATGAAAATGCCCGAAGAGGTGAACCGCGTCGTCACCGATGTGCTTTGCGATCTGTTCTTCACCACCGATCCCGATGCCAACGAGAACTTGCGGCGTTCCGGCGCGCCCGCCGACCGCATCCTCTTCGCCGGCAACGTGATGATCGATACCTTGCTGGACAACGTGGAGCATTCCAAGGACAATCCCATCCTCGAAACGATGGGGGTTAAGCCGAAGGAATATTGCTTCCTGACCATGCATCGCCCTAGCAACGTGGACGATAAGGAAGTGCTATCGGGCCTGTTGGGCGCTTTCGATCATATCCAAAAGCGGATCCCCATCGTATTCCCGGCCCATCCCCGCACGATGAAGATGATCCGCGAGTTCGGGCTGGGGAGCCGGTTCGAGGCCATGTCCGGCATCAAGGTGTGCGAACCCCTGGATTACCACCAGATGCTGAAGCTGAATAAGAATTCGCGCTTCGCGCTCACCGATTCCGGCGGACTCCAGGAAGAAACCACCGTCCTGGGCATTCCTTGCATCACCATGCGCAACAACACCGAACGGCCGGTGACGGTGTCCATCGGGACCAGCGAAGTGGTGGGCAACGATCCCGCGAAGATCATCGACGCCGTCGATCGGATCCTCGCGGGCCGGTGGAAACAGGGCGGCACCCCGGAAGGCTGGGACGGCAAAGCCGGAGAGCGCATCGTGCGCTTGGTCGAAAACTACCTCGGCGCGTGA
- a CDS encoding class I SAM-dependent methyltransferase, translated as MPGAAAFRYSPREQARIAALFNLIPERGGTALDIGARDGFLSVRLSQRYETVIACDLEKPASVPPSLAWVVGDAARLPFPDRAFDLVMCVEVLEHIPERLLRRVCAELTRVTRRNLIIGVPYDQDLRLGRTTCATCGGKNPPYGHVNVFNELNLECLFPELRAEKTELVGESQERTNGVSARLYDWAANPYGTYEQDEPCIHCGAKLVRPAQRSLPQRAFAFAATHLQRAQVAVTGRRSNWMHVLYSVDPSR; from the coding sequence ATGCCCGGCGCCGCCGCATTCCGGTATTCGCCGCGGGAGCAAGCGCGCATCGCCGCCCTGTTCAACCTCATCCCCGAACGCGGCGGGACCGCCCTCGACATCGGGGCGCGGGACGGGTTCCTGAGCGTGCGCCTGTCGCAACGTTATGAAACCGTCATCGCCTGCGATCTCGAGAAACCGGCCTCCGTTCCGCCTTCCCTGGCCTGGGTGGTGGGCGATGCGGCGAGGCTGCCTTTTCCCGATCGCGCCTTCGATTTGGTCATGTGCGTGGAAGTGCTCGAGCATATTCCCGAGCGTTTACTGCGCAGGGTTTGCGCGGAACTGACCCGCGTCACCCGGCGCAATCTGATCATCGGCGTGCCGTACGATCAGGATCTCCGCCTGGGCCGCACCACTTGCGCGACCTGCGGAGGCAAGAATCCCCCTTACGGCCACGTGAACGTTTTCAACGAGTTGAATCTGGAATGCCTGTTCCCCGAATTGCGCGCCGAGAAGACGGAGCTGGTGGGGGAAAGCCAGGAGCGCACCAACGGCGTTTCGGCACGGCTGTACGATTGGGCGGCGAACCCGTATGGGACCTATGAACAGGACGAGCCTTGCATCCATTGCGGAGCCAAGCTGGTCCGTCCCGCCCAACGCAGCCTTCCCCAGCGGGCGTTCGCCTTCGCCGCCACCCACTTGCAGCGGGCGCAGGTCGCCGTCACCGGGCGCCGCTCGAATTGGATGCACGTACTCTACAGCGTCGATCCGAGCCGCTAA